The Streptomyces sp. NBC_00454 DNA segment GCTTCCCCTCCCCCTCCCCCACCCTCTCCCCCTTGGAGTTCGCATGACGAAGCCGGCTATGACGACGACGGCCATGACCACGACCACCACGGACTGGACCGGCCGGACCGTGCTCGTCACGGGCGCGGAGGGGTTCATCGGCTCGACGCTGGTGGACCTGCTGGTGGCACGGGGTGCGAAGGTACGCGCCTTCGTGCACTACAAGCCGTACGCGGAGAAGGGCCTCCTGGCCCGGTACCTCGCCGACCCGGACGGCCCGGTCGAGATGTGGACGGGCGACATCCGCGACGCGGGCCGGGTCAGCGACGCGGTCGCCGGCTGCGACACCGTCTTCCACCTGGCGGCGCTGATCGGGATCCCCTACAGCTACGCCTCGCCCGGCGCGTACGTCCAGACCAACGTCACCGGCACCGAGAACATGGCGGAGGCCTGCCGCCGCCACGGCGTGCGCCGCCTCGTGCACACCTCCACCAGCGAGGTCTACGGGACCGCCCTGACGGCCCCCATCTCCGAGAGCCACCCGCTCCAGCCGCAGTCCCCGTACTCCGCGTCGAAGATCGGCGCGGACATGATGGCGCTGTCGTTCCACCACGCGTTCGAGCTGCCGGTGACGGTGGTCCGGCCGTTCAACACGTACGGGCCGCGCCAGTCGGCGCGCGCGGTGATCCCGACGATCCTGGCGCAGCTCCACTCCGGTGCCCGCGAGATCCGCCTCGGCTCCCTCACCCCGACCCGCGATTTCACGTACGTGACGGACACGGCCGCGGGGTTCCTCGCGGTCGCGGAGTGCGACCGGGCGCTGGGCGAGGTGGTCAACCTCGGCGTCGGCGAGGAGATCTCCATCGGCGACCTGGCCCGCGCCCTGATCACCGCGTCGGGCCGGGACGCGGAGATCGTCGTGGACCCGAGCCGGCTGCGGCCTTCGGGCAGCGAGGTCCAGCGGCTGCTGTCGGACAACACCCGGGCCCGCGAATGGGCCGGCTGGAAGCCGGAGGTCTCCCTCCACGAGGGCCTGACCCGCACCTCGGAGTGGATCGCGGCCAACCTCGACCTCTTCGCCCCGGGGCGCTACCAGGTCTAGGCGCCCAGCAGCTTCGCCGCGGATTCCTCTACGAGGTCCTCCGCGTACGGGGGCAGCGGGCGGCCGGCGCGCAGGTGGCGGCGGACCACGGACAGCGGCAGGTCGATCAGGGCCAGGGTGGCGCGGTCGCGATCCTGGGGGCCGGCCGCGCCGAGGGCTTCGGCGAGGGTGCCCAGCGAGCCGAACACGCGCTGGTTGCCCAGGTCGGCGCGTTCCTTGTGTTCCTCGGACCAGTCGGAGCGGCCGAACTCCTGGGGCCCGTACAGGAGGAGGGCGGCCTCCTGCGGGTGGGCCCGGCTCCAGGAGACGACGTGCCGGGCGGCGGCGCGGACCGCGCGGGCGGGGTCCGGGTCGCTTCCGAGGGTGGTGAGGTAGCCGTCCTGGAACCGCTCGACGGTTCGCAGCCACACCTCGGCGAGCAGGGCCGCCCGGCCGGGGAAGCGGTGGTAGACGGACCCGCTCGGCGCGCCGACCGCCTGGGCGACGGCGGTCATGGTCACCCCGGCCGGGCCGCCGGAGGCCGCGAGGAGGACCGCGGCGTCGAGGATCTGGCCGGTGTCGAAGCGGGGTGGTCGAGCCATGAATCAGAGAGTACTCTCCAGAACAACTAGAGGCACTTCTCTAATTCACTTCCGGGAGACACCCATGCCCGTCTACAACGTGCACGAACGCGTGCTGGCCGCCGGGGCGAGCGAGGTGGGCGCGCTCATCGACGGCCTCTCCTGCAAGGCGGCCGACCGGCCGGACAAGCTGTGGCCGAACCCGGGCTGGCCCGCGATGGAGTTCGACGGCCCGCTGGCCGTCGGCGCGGTGGGCGGCCACGGACCGGTCCGCTACACGGTCGCCGCGTACGTACCCGGCACCTGGGTGCGGTTCGCCTTCAGCGGGCCGCGCGGTTTCGACGGCTTCCACGAGTTCACGGCGCTGCCGCTCGACGGGGAGCGCACGGCGCTGCGGCACACCCTCGCGATGCGGACCGGCGGACCGGCCCGGCTGAGCTGGCCGCTGGCCTTCCGCTGGATGCACGACGCCTGCGTCGAGGACGCCCTGGACCGCGCCGAGGCCGCCTGCACCGGGACGGTGTCCCGCCCGTCGCGCTGGTCCCCGTACGTCCGCTTTCTGCGCTCCCTCGCCCGCTAAGGGCTACGCAGGCTGCGCACGTCCAGATGCCGGAGCACCCGGTCCACGATCTCCGGATCGGCACCGGGCTCGCTCCGGGCGGAGAGCACCTCGTGGCGGGCCGCGGACATCATCTCCCGCTGGATCCGCTGCACGTCGCGGATCCGCTCCACCCGCTTCGCGTACGCCTCGCGCCGCTCCTCGTCCACCATGTCGGGGCTGATCCTCGCCCCCACGTCGTAGGCCCGCCGGTAGAGCACCTCCACCAGGTCCTCGGGGAGGTCCTCCACCTCCTCGATCTCCTTCAGCCGCCGCTTGGCGGCCTTGGCGGCGCGGATCGCCAGGGCGCGGGCGGTCTCCGCCTCCGCGTCGGAGTCCGCCTCCACGCCCAGACGTCGGACCAGCCAGGGCAGGGTCAGCCCCTGGACCACCAGGGTCACCATGATCACGGCGAAGGCGAGGAAGACGATCTGCTCCCGCGCGGGGAAGGCCGCCCCGCTGTCGGTCCGGTACGGGATGGCCAGCGCGAGGGCGACCGAGGCCACGCCCCGCATCCCGGCCCACCACATCACCACCGACTCCCGCCAGCTCAGCGGGATCTCCTCCTCGTAGTCGCGGCGCGAGTGCAGCCGCTTCGCGAGCCAGCCCGCCGGCAGCAGCCACGCCAGCCGGACGCCGATCACCACCGCGACCACGGCCGCCGCCCACCCGGCCATCTCCCACTCCCGGCCGCGGGCAGCTCCGAAGACGTTGTGCAGCTCCAGTCCGATCAGCCCGAACGCCACGCCCGTGACCAGCATGTCCACCACCTCCCAGAAGGTGTGTCCGGCCAGCCGTCCCAGCACGTCGTCGGCGTCGGTGGCGTACTCGGCGAGGAACAGCGCCGTGGTCAGTACGGCCAGCACCCCGGAGCCCTGGAACTCCTCGGCCAGTACGTACGCCACGAAGGGCACCAGCAGGGTCAGCCCGATCTGGAGCGTGGCGTCGCCGAGCCGCCCCATCAGCCGGTTGGCGGCCCATCCCAGCGCGAGCCCGACCGCGACGGCCACGACCGCCGAGAGCACGAACTCCCCGAGCGCCGCCGGCCAGGAGAAGCTCCCGCTCACGGCGGCGGCGATGGCCACGTGGTAGAGCACGATGGCGGTGACGTCGTTGAACAGCCCCTCGCCCTCCAGGATCGACACCATCCGGCGGGGCAGCCCGAGCGATCCGGCCACGGCGGTCGCGGCCACGGGGTCGGGCGGTGCGACGAGCGCGCCGAGCGCGACGGCGGCGGCGATCGGGAGACCGGGCACGACGGCGTGGGCGGTGGCGGCCACGGCGGCGGTGGTGACGAACACGAGCGCCACGGCCAACAGGAAGATGGGCCGCACATTGGCGGCGAACTGCCTCCAGGAGGTCCGCTGCACGGAGGCGTAGAGCAGCGGGGGCAGCACGAGCGGCAGGATGTACTCGGGAGGGACGTCGACATTGGGCACGGCGGGCACCAGCGCGAGCGCCACCCCGCCGAGGGTCATCAACACCGGCGCGGGCAGCCCCAGCCGCTCCCCGAGCGGCACGGTGACCACGGCTCCCAGCAGGAGCACGAACAAGAGCGCTAGCTGATCCACTCGCTCACACTGTCAGCCCGCCGCGCTCGGCGAGGCGGTCCAGGGCCCGTGCCGCGCCGTGTCCTGGGGCGCCGGCCAAATCCAGCCCCGCCGGCGTTTGAGGCGCGGGTCTGGGCAGAGCCCAGGGAACGGCGGAAGGGCGGGTAGGGGACGGCCCCGCAGGGCTCGGCGTCCACCCCCAACCGGCCAGGGCTACGGCAGCGCGCGCCGCATAGCCCGGTGAGGGATCCCCGCGTCCTGGAACTCCGGCCCGTAGGCCACGTACCCCAGCCGCTCGTAAAAGCCCAGCGCATGCGTCTGCGCGCCCAGATCAACGGCGGCGAGCCCCCGCCGCGCCGCCTCCGCCTCGATCGCCCGGACCAGCGCGACCCCCACGCCCAGCCCGCGCGCGGACTTGGTGACGGCCAGCCGTCCCAGCGAGCCGACGTCCTCGGAGCCCGTCTTGCCCAGCGCCTGCGGCCCGTACAGCAGCCGCCCGGTGCCGAGCGCGACCCCGTCCGGCCCCTCGGCCAGCACGTGCACGGCGATCGCGTCGTAGGCGTCGTACTCGATCGACTCGGGCACGGCCTGCTCGACCACGAACACCTCGGTGCGCACGGCGAAGCAGGCCTGGAGGTCCGCCTCGGTGGCGACGACCCGGACGGAAACCCCGGAACCCGGGGCGGCCGCGGCCGTCACTCGCTCTCCTTGCGGATCACGTCCAGCGCGTTCTGCAGGTCCGCCGGGTAGGTGCTGGAGAACTCCACCCACTGGCCGTCCGAGGGGTGCTCGAACCCGAGCCGGACCGCGTGCAGCCACTGGCGGGTCAGCCCGAGGCGCTTGGCGACGGTCGGGTCGGCGCCGTAGGTCAGGTCGCCGACGCAGGGGTGCTTGTGCGCGGCCATGTGCACGCGGATCTGGTGCGTGCGGCCGGTCTCCAGCTTGATGTCCAGCAGCGAGGCGGCGCGGAACGCCTCGATCAGGTCGTAGTGGGTGACGGAGGGCTTGCCCTCCTGGGTCACGGCCCACTTGTAGTCGGCGTTGGGGTGGCGCCCGATCGGCGCGTCGATCGTGCCGCTCATCGGGTCCGGGTGGCCCTGGACCAGCGCGTGGTAGCGCTTGTCGACGATCCGCTCGCGGAACTGGTTCTTCAGCGAGGTGTACGCGCGCTCCGACTTGGCGACGGCCATCAGGCCGGACGTGCCGACGTCGAGGCGGTGCACGATGCCCTGGCGCTCGGAGGCGCCGGAGGTGGAGATCCGGTAGCCCGCGGCGGCGAGGCCGCCGATGACGGTGGTCCCGGTCCAGCCGGGGCTGGGGTGGGCGGCGACGCCGACCGGCTTCATGATGACGACGATGTCGTCGTCGTCATGGACGATCTCCATGCCCGGGACGGGCTCGGCGACGAGCTCGACCTTGCGCGGCGGTTCAGGCATCTCGACTTCGAGCCAGGCGCCACCGTGCACACGCTCGGACTTCCCGACGACACTGCCGTCGACCGACACCTTCCCCGCGGCCGCGAGATCGGCCGCCTTCGTCCGGGAGAATCCGAACATACGGGCGATGGCGGCGTCGACCCGCTCGCCTTCAAGGCCTTCGGGAACGGGCAGGGTGCGGACCTCGGGAATCGTACTCACCTGTCGAGTATGCAGGACCGGACAGACGCCCGGTCCCGCGATCACTCCCGCACCCGGTCCCGAACGGCCGTTGGATCAGTCCCGGTCGGTCCCCGGCCAGTCCCCGATCAGTCCCCGATCAGTCCTTGTGGACGGTGCCGTCCGGGTCCAGGCCCTTGAACGACAGCAGCACGATCAGGATCCCGCCGCACACGATCGCCGAGTCCGCGAGGTTGAAGACCGCGAAGTGGGCGGGGGCGATGAAGTCGACGACCGCACCGCGGAAGACGCCGGGCGAGCGGAAGATCCGGTCGGTCAGATTGCCCAGGGCGCCGCCCAGCAGCAGACCCAGCGCGATCGCCCACGGCAGGCTGTACAGCTTGCGCGCGAGGCGGACGATCACCACGATGACCGTGGCCGCGATGCAGGTGAAGATGATCGTGAAGGCCTCGCCGAAGCCGAAGGCGGCGCCCGGATTGCGGATCGCCTCGAACTTCAGCAGGTCTCCGATGATCTGGATCGGCGGCTGGTGCTCCAGCTTGGCGACGACCAGCATCTTGCTGCCGAGGTCGAGCAGGTAGGCCAGCACCGCCACCACGAGCAGGGCCACGATCCGCCGCCGCCCCTTGGGCGCGGTGGACTCCGGCTGGGTGCCGTCTTCCCCGACCTCCGGCGTACCGATGATGCTCTCCGCCTCTGCCACGTGAGTCCCTCGAACTAGCTCGAACCAGGTGTTTCGGGCGGCACCGCGTCGGACAGCACTTCGCCGACCGCCCCGCCAGGTTCCTGGACCCTGACGAGACACGAGGGTACGTCAGCGGGCCCCTCGGCCGCCGCCCCGGTACCGCGCGCGCTGCCGCGCCCCGCCGGGCCCGCGGGACGGCCTAGTGCCGCCGCTCCTGCTTCTGCTTGCAGTCCACGCACAGCGTGGCCCGCGGGAAGGCCTGCATCCTCGCCTTGCCGATGGGCTGGCCGCAGTTCTCGCAGAGTCCGTAGGTACCCGATTCCAGCCGCTCCAGGGCGCGCTCGGTCTGTTCCAGCATGGAATTGGCGTTCGCCGCGAGGGCCAGCTCGGACTCCCGGGTGATGTTCTTGGTGCCGGTGTCGGCCTGGTCGTCGCCCGCGCCGTCGCCGGAGTCCCGCATCAGGCCGGAGATGGCCTCGTCGGAGGCCTGGAGCTCGGCGCGCAGCCGCAGCACCTCGCTCATCAGTTCGCTGCGGGCCTCGGCGACCTCCTCCGGGGTCCAGGGGTCCTCGCCGGGCCGTACGGCGAGCTCTCCGGGGCTCAGGGCCGCGGCGCCCCGCGCCTTGGGCAGCCCACTGGTCGCGGCCGCGGCCGTCTTCCTGGCCGTGCCGGTGCTCTTCTTGGCAACCACTTTGCGGGCTCCCGTCTCTGGCGCGGTGTGCGCCTCCCCCTCGGCCCCGGCCGCCTTGGCCGTGACCTTCTTCGCGGCCGTCTTCTTGACGGCGGCCGCCTTCGTCGTGGCCGTCTTCTTCGCGGCCGTGCTCCCTGCGGCGGCCGTCTTCCTGGCCGCCGTCTTCTTCGCGGCCGGCGCCTTCCCGGCAGGCACGGCCTCCGTCACCGGCTCCGCCGCCGGCTCCTCCGCAGCCTCTCCGACAGCCTTCTTGGCAGTACTCCCGGCGGTCTTCTTCGCCACCATGGCCGCGGCCCCTTCACATACTGTGATCATTGCTCGCGAATCGTGCCGGAACGATAAATCGACTCCGGCCCCACGGCAACGGGGCACGCGTCCATCGAGGCCAACCTGCATCCGTTGTGCCCAGCCCGGAGCCCGGTAATCCGCCCCTCGCGCCCCACGGCTCCCCGGACCGGCCCTTCGGCCCATTCGGGTCACCCCTGCGCCATCCGGCACGTCCCGCCGCGCCCCGGCGCAACACCCCGAAACAGGTCTGCCGACCCGCGCCCCGGCCCGTACACTGGGCCCAGCGAAAGGCATGGATGGGGACGAGTAGCGTCGGACGCAGCCAGGAGCGACCCGGGGACGGTGAGAGCCCGGGGGCGAGCGCGATGCGAAGGATCACCCCGGAGCCGCCGGAAGAAGGCCGCAGGGAGCCCGCAGGGGAGCCCGTAGGCACGTAGAACCGGCTTCGCACCCCAATGAGGGGGTCGGCGGACCACAGGTCCGCGGGCCAAGGAGGGTGGTACCGCGGGAGCAGCTTCACTTCGGCTCTCGTCCCTCCGGACGGAAGTGACATCCCGCCGGAGGAAGAGTTCAGCCTCATGACCACACCGCCGCAGTACCGCCCGGTACCCGCCCAGGTCGACCTGCCTGCCCTCGAGCACGCCGTCCTCGACTTCTGGCGCGAGAGCAAGACCTTCGCCAAGACCCTGGAGCAGTCCGAGGGCCGCCCCGAGTGGGTCTTCTACGAGGGCCCGCCCACCGCCAACGGCATGCCCGGCGCGCACCACATCGAGGCCCGCGTCTTCAAGGACGTCTTCCCCCGCTTCCGCACCATGCGCGGCTACCACGTGGCCCGCAAGGCCGGCTGGGACTGCCACGGCCTGCCCGTCGAGCTGGCCGTCGAGAAGGAACTGGGCTTCAACGGCAAGAAGGACATCGAGGCGTACGGCATCGCCGAGTTCAACGCCAAGTGCCGTGAGTCCGTGACCCGCCACACCGACGCGTTCACCGACCTCACGACCCGCATGGGCTACTGGGTCGACCTGGACGACGCCTACCGGACCATGGACCCCGAGTACGTCGAGTCCGTGTGGTGGTCGCTGAAGGAGATCTTCAACAAGGGCCTGCTCACCCAGGACCACCGCGTCGCCCCCTGGTGCCCGCGCTGCGGCACCGGCCTCTCCGACCACGAGCTGGCGCAGGGCTACGAGACGGTCGTCGACCCCTCGGTCTACGTCCGCTTCCCGCTGACCTCCGGCCCCCTCGCGGGCGAGGCCGCGCTGCTGGTCTGGACGACCACGC contains these protein-coding regions:
- a CDS encoding RluA family pseudouridine synthase; translation: MSTIPEVRTLPVPEGLEGERVDAAIARMFGFSRTKAADLAAAGKVSVDGSVVGKSERVHGGAWLEVEMPEPPRKVELVAEPVPGMEIVHDDDDIVVIMKPVGVAAHPSPGWTGTTVIGGLAAAGYRISTSGASERQGIVHRLDVGTSGLMAVAKSERAYTSLKNQFRERIVDKRYHALVQGHPDPMSGTIDAPIGRHPNADYKWAVTQEGKPSVTHYDLIEAFRAASLLDIKLETGRTHQIRVHMAAHKHPCVGDLTYGADPTVAKRLGLTRQWLHAVRLGFEHPSDGQWVEFSSTYPADLQNALDVIRKESE
- a CDS encoding TetR/AcrR family transcriptional regulator; the encoded protein is MARPPRFDTGQILDAAVLLAASGGPAGVTMTAVAQAVGAPSGSVYHRFPGRAALLAEVWLRTVERFQDGYLTTLGSDPDPARAVRAAARHVVSWSRAHPQEAALLLYGPQEFGRSDWSEEHKERADLGNQRVFGSLGTLAEALGAAGPQDRDRATLALIDLPLSVVRRHLRAGRPLPPYAEDLVEESAAKLLGA
- a CDS encoding GNAT family N-acetyltransferase, coding for MTAAAAPGSGVSVRVVATEADLQACFAVRTEVFVVEQAVPESIEYDAYDAIAVHVLAEGPDGVALGTGRLLYGPQALGKTGSEDVGSLGRLAVTKSARGLGVGVALVRAIEAEAARRGLAAVDLGAQTHALGFYERLGYVAYGPEFQDAGIPHRAMRRALP
- the lspA gene encoding signal peptidase II, giving the protein MAEAESIIGTPEVGEDGTQPESTAPKGRRRIVALLVVAVLAYLLDLGSKMLVVAKLEHQPPIQIIGDLLKFEAIRNPGAAFGFGEAFTIIFTCIAATVIVVIVRLARKLYSLPWAIALGLLLGGALGNLTDRIFRSPGVFRGAVVDFIAPAHFAVFNLADSAIVCGGILIVLLSFKGLDPDGTVHKD
- a CDS encoding SRPBCC family protein, encoding MPVYNVHERVLAAGASEVGALIDGLSCKAADRPDKLWPNPGWPAMEFDGPLAVGAVGGHGPVRYTVAAYVPGTWVRFAFSGPRGFDGFHEFTALPLDGERTALRHTLAMRTGGPARLSWPLAFRWMHDACVEDALDRAEAACTGTVSRPSRWSPYVRFLRSLAR
- a CDS encoding SDR family NAD(P)-dependent oxidoreductase, producing MTTTTTDWTGRTVLVTGAEGFIGSTLVDLLVARGAKVRAFVHYKPYAEKGLLARYLADPDGPVEMWTGDIRDAGRVSDAVAGCDTVFHLAALIGIPYSYASPGAYVQTNVTGTENMAEACRRHGVRRLVHTSTSEVYGTALTAPISESHPLQPQSPYSASKIGADMMALSFHHAFELPVTVVRPFNTYGPRQSARAVIPTILAQLHSGAREIRLGSLTPTRDFTYVTDTAAGFLAVAECDRALGEVVNLGVGEEISIGDLARALITASGRDAEIVVDPSRLRPSGSEVQRLLSDNTRAREWAGWKPEVSLHEGLTRTSEWIAANLDLFAPGRYQV
- a CDS encoding TraR/DksA family transcriptional regulator, giving the protein MVAKKTAGSTAKKAVGEAAEEPAAEPVTEAVPAGKAPAAKKTAARKTAAAGSTAAKKTATTKAAAVKKTAAKKVTAKAAGAEGEAHTAPETGARKVVAKKSTGTARKTAAAATSGLPKARGAAALSPGELAVRPGEDPWTPEEVAEARSELMSEVLRLRAELQASDEAISGLMRDSGDGAGDDQADTGTKNITRESELALAANANSMLEQTERALERLESGTYGLCENCGQPIGKARMQAFPRATLCVDCKQKQERRH
- a CDS encoding Na+/H+ antiporter, with protein sequence MDQLALLFVLLLGAVVTVPLGERLGLPAPVLMTLGGVALALVPAVPNVDVPPEYILPLVLPPLLYASVQRTSWRQFAANVRPIFLLAVALVFVTTAAVAATAHAVVPGLPIAAAVALGALVAPPDPVAATAVAGSLGLPRRMVSILEGEGLFNDVTAIVLYHVAIAAAVSGSFSWPAALGEFVLSAVVAVAVGLALGWAANRLMGRLGDATLQIGLTLLVPFVAYVLAEEFQGSGVLAVLTTALFLAEYATDADDVLGRLAGHTFWEVVDMLVTGVAFGLIGLELHNVFGAARGREWEMAGWAAAVVAVVIGVRLAWLLPAGWLAKRLHSRRDYEEEIPLSWRESVVMWWAGMRGVASVALALAIPYRTDSGAAFPAREQIVFLAFAVIMVTLVVQGLTLPWLVRRLGVEADSDAEAETARALAIRAAKAAKRRLKEIEEVEDLPEDLVEVLYRRAYDVGARISPDMVDEERREAYAKRVERIRDVQRIQREMMSAARHEVLSARSEPGADPEIVDRVLRHLDVRSLRSP